In Amycolatopsis sp. EV170708-02-1, the following are encoded in one genomic region:
- a CDS encoding Rrf2 family transcriptional regulator, producing MSGGVEWALHCCVVLTSVDEPAPAARLAQLHDVSPSYLAKQLQALSRAGLIRSVQGKAGGYVLTRPPSEITVLDVVEAIDGPGPAFVCTEIRQRGPMATPPEACTTPCAISRAMANAEVQWRAALRAVSIADLADDVRGDYGPGALAGIGAWFKAAEA from the coding sequence ATGTCCGGTGGGGTCGAGTGGGCCCTGCACTGCTGTGTGGTGCTGACCTCGGTCGACGAACCCGCGCCCGCCGCGCGCCTCGCGCAGCTGCACGACGTCTCACCGAGTTACCTCGCGAAGCAGCTCCAGGCGCTTTCCCGGGCCGGTCTCATCCGGTCGGTGCAGGGGAAGGCCGGCGGCTACGTCCTCACCAGGCCGCCTTCGGAGATCACGGTGCTCGACGTCGTCGAGGCCATCGACGGACCCGGCCCGGCCTTCGTCTGCACCGAGATCCGGCAGCGCGGCCCGATGGCGACGCCGCCCGAGGCGTGCACGACGCCGTGCGCCATCAGCCGCGCGATGGCGAACGCCGAAGTCCAATGGCGGGCGGCGTTGCGCGCCGTCTCCATCGCGGATCTGGCCGACGACGTCCGGGGTGACTACGGTCCGGGCGCGCTCGCGGGGATCGGCGCGTGGTTCAAGGCCGCGGAGGCGTAG